A single window of Rubripirellula lacrimiformis DNA harbors:
- a CDS encoding 3-hydroxyacyl-CoA dehydrogenase family protein: protein MTDFPKGTILVGAGVVGQAILRAHVASDQSVTLADLDGDRVDSAIQSLDLGPSWTIDPSRPVGDSMVGISIRHVDGTNVDAPTIVIESIAERLDVKRSFFGEAERLFGDDAILCSNTSTLRITDIAAQLRDPSRMAGMHFFMPVDRRPAVEVIRGESTSDDTIHQCTRHVGRLGKEPLVVADSPGFIVNRLLSPYLNQAMLLLCGGIPADRIEAAALAYGMPMSPLELVDMIGARTTFDSGRVYWQSFPQRIDPAPILGKMIKSKRLGRSVGQGFYDYTDDQRSLGLAAETLALADTYFRPIGAVSDTQLQQLLSIPMLIEAAITVGEGTVTQTESLDTAMRGGLGFQSDRPWLQYFDTLGSPAIRAAIDRWQSRFKAMNCPAPFADQLAARSPSMAIVAMK from the coding sequence ATGACCGACTTTCCCAAGGGAACCATTTTGGTCGGTGCCGGCGTCGTCGGCCAAGCGATCTTGCGCGCCCATGTCGCATCCGATCAGTCGGTCACGTTGGCCGATCTGGACGGGGATCGAGTGGACAGTGCGATCCAATCACTGGACCTAGGTCCATCATGGACGATCGATCCGTCCCGACCCGTGGGCGATTCGATGGTGGGGATTTCGATTCGCCACGTCGATGGCACCAACGTGGACGCCCCCACGATCGTGATCGAATCGATCGCCGAACGCTTGGATGTGAAACGCAGTTTTTTTGGCGAAGCCGAACGGTTGTTCGGTGATGACGCGATCCTGTGCAGCAACACGTCGACGCTAAGGATCACCGACATCGCGGCCCAATTACGCGATCCATCGCGAATGGCGGGCATGCACTTTTTCATGCCGGTTGATCGACGCCCGGCGGTCGAAGTGATCCGCGGCGAATCGACCTCGGACGATACGATCCATCAATGCACCCGTCATGTCGGCCGGCTTGGCAAAGAACCATTGGTGGTCGCCGACAGCCCGGGTTTCATTGTCAATCGCCTGCTTTCTCCGTACCTGAACCAGGCCATGCTGCTGCTATGCGGCGGCATACCGGCCGACCGGATCGAAGCGGCAGCACTTGCCTACGGGATGCCAATGTCGCCCTTGGAATTGGTCGACATGATCGGCGCACGAACCACCTTTGATTCAGGCCGCGTCTATTGGCAATCGTTTCCCCAACGAATCGATCCAGCGCCAATCCTGGGGAAAATGATCAAATCCAAGCGTCTGGGCCGATCGGTGGGCCAAGGTTTTTACGACTACACCGACGATCAACGTTCGCTGGGACTAGCGGCCGAGACGCTGGCGCTTGCCGACACCTATTTTCGTCCTATCGGTGCGGTCAGCGATACTCAGTTGCAGCAACTGCTATCGATCCCCATGCTGATCGAAGCCGCCATCACCGTTGGCGAAGGAACCGTGACGCAAACCGAATCGTTGGACACCGCCATGCGAGGCGGATTGGGATTTCAGTCCGACCGCCCCTGGCTGCAGTACTTTGACACCCTGGGAAGTCCGGCGATCCGCGCGGCGATCGACCGCTGGCAAAGCCGATTCAAGGCAATGAATTGTCCTGCACCATTCGCCGATCAATTGGCAGCGCGATCGCCATCCATGGCGATCGTCGCGATGAAATAG
- a CDS encoding glucuronyl esterase domain-containing protein — translation MRPSWKANPQVVQKLAAKRGEFNYDESKVPTFQLPDPLTMNDGRTVSDAATWTNTRRPELMDLFRHHVYGHRPTTDYSVEFTQVSQTEVLGGTAIGRELKATIKIDDRTFSFPFVVFIPTGVDHPVPAVVLINNRYFTPVKKVTEEYDSFIPVKDLIDRGYAVASFFTSDVDPDRADGYAEGIRSFFANGQPPTDDAWRSLSAWGFAASKVLDHLETLDTVDATKVAVVGHSRGGKTSLWAAAEDPRFAIGYSNHSGCGGAALSRRAFGETVARITSSFPHWFTPNYAKFAGRENELPVDQHELIGLIAPRGVYVASADEDLWADPRGEYLSLVESAPVFAVLGKQSIGQDVMKDPSLRSHVNPPALDTPLVVGQTGYHIGSGGHGLKHTDWKLFLDFADGLLK, via the coding sequence ATGCGACCATCTTGGAAAGCGAACCCGCAAGTGGTCCAGAAGCTTGCGGCGAAACGCGGCGAATTCAATTATGACGAATCCAAGGTACCGACGTTCCAGCTGCCCGATCCGCTGACGATGAACGACGGCCGGACGGTTTCCGACGCCGCGACCTGGACCAACACCAGACGGCCTGAACTGATGGACTTGTTCCGCCATCACGTCTACGGACATCGGCCGACAACCGATTACTCCGTCGAATTCACGCAGGTATCGCAGACCGAGGTGCTTGGCGGGACCGCGATCGGCCGCGAACTTAAAGCAACCATCAAGATTGACGATCGCACTTTTTCGTTCCCGTTCGTCGTCTTCATCCCAACCGGGGTCGACCATCCAGTCCCGGCCGTGGTGCTGATCAACAACCGATACTTTACCCCCGTCAAAAAGGTAACCGAGGAATACGATTCGTTCATTCCAGTGAAAGACTTGATTGACCGTGGCTATGCGGTCGCATCGTTTTTCACATCCGATGTTGATCCGGATCGTGCGGACGGCTACGCCGAAGGCATTCGCAGTTTCTTTGCCAATGGACAGCCACCGACCGACGATGCTTGGCGAAGTCTTTCGGCATGGGGATTCGCAGCCAGCAAAGTTCTTGACCATCTGGAAACGTTGGACACTGTGGACGCGACCAAGGTTGCGGTCGTCGGGCATTCACGCGGCGGCAAAACATCACTTTGGGCGGCCGCCGAAGACCCTCGGTTCGCGATCGGGTACAGCAACCATTCCGGTTGCGGCGGCGCGGCATTATCACGACGAGCGTTCGGGGAAACCGTGGCTCGGATCACATCCTCGTTTCCTCACTGGTTCACCCCCAACTATGCCAAGTTTGCGGGCCGCGAAAACGAGCTACCCGTCGACCAACATGAACTGATCGGATTGATCGCACCACGCGGAGTCTACGTGGCCAGTGCCGACGAAGACCTGTGGGCCGACCCGCGGGGCGAATACCTGTCGCTGGTCGAATCGGCTCCCGTGTTCGCAGTGCTGGGCAAACAATCGATCGGCCAAGACGTGATGAAAGATCCTTCGCTTCGATCTCACGTGAACCCGCCTGCACTGGACACCCCACTCGTCGTCGGCCAAACCGGTTACCACATCGGAAGCGGTGGTCACGGGCTGAAACATACCGATTGGAAACTGTTCCTCGATTTCGCGGATGGCCTGCTGAAGTGA
- a CDS encoding D-TA family PLP-dependent enzyme — protein sequence MTLIPDWISIDTLGDVESPGLLIHPATIATNIQQMIEIVGGDKHIDRLRPHIKTHKMPDVVRLQVAAGIRRFKAATLAEAEMASRAGATDVLIAYPMVGPNIDRLIRLRNDQNQTRFAVVADNVENCRVLASAAAANPNSLDVFIDVDSGMHRTGIPFGPGLDQLRQEIESSAHLCYAGLHLYDGQLHQPSLDQRRECAGQIIAMASSYNDRLPSPEIVGGGSPTFPIWAAETDFQCSPGTPLLWDDGYGGNYPDLKFKIAAALLTRVISKPGPGRLCLDLGYKSVASEMPLANRVRFPQLPEARLVSHSEEHLVIESDQSDAWSVGQPLIGLPTHICPTVALHVGAVVIDAGRPNGQIWPITARDRIRIPAQATGNRTSSN from the coding sequence ATGACCTTGATTCCGGATTGGATTTCGATCGACACCCTCGGTGACGTCGAATCCCCTGGGTTGCTGATTCATCCAGCGACCATCGCGACGAACATCCAGCAGATGATTGAAATCGTCGGCGGCGACAAACATATCGATCGTCTTCGCCCGCATATCAAGACGCATAAGATGCCCGATGTCGTGCGGCTTCAGGTCGCCGCCGGCATCCGACGCTTCAAAGCCGCCACGTTGGCGGAAGCCGAGATGGCATCCCGGGCCGGTGCGACCGATGTGTTGATCGCCTATCCAATGGTCGGCCCCAATATCGATCGTTTGATCCGGCTGCGCAACGATCAAAACCAGACTCGTTTCGCCGTGGTCGCTGACAATGTCGAAAACTGCCGCGTCTTGGCATCGGCGGCCGCTGCAAACCCGAACTCGCTGGACGTCTTCATCGATGTGGACAGCGGGATGCACCGCACCGGGATCCCGTTCGGACCGGGACTGGATCAACTGCGACAAGAAATCGAATCATCGGCCCACCTGTGCTACGCGGGACTGCACCTCTATGACGGTCAGTTGCACCAGCCTTCGCTGGACCAACGCCGCGAATGTGCCGGCCAGATCATCGCCATGGCGTCTAGCTACAATGATCGTCTGCCATCGCCTGAAATCGTCGGCGGTGGATCACCCACGTTTCCCATCTGGGCCGCCGAAACGGACTTCCAATGCAGCCCCGGTACGCCCCTGCTTTGGGACGACGGATATGGGGGGAACTATCCGGATTTGAAGTTCAAGATTGCGGCCGCGCTTCTGACGCGAGTGATCAGCAAACCAGGCCCTGGTCGGCTGTGCCTGGACCTTGGCTACAAATCGGTTGCATCGGAAATGCCACTTGCCAATCGAGTGCGTTTCCCACAACTGCCAGAGGCCCGATTGGTCAGCCACAGCGAAGAACACCTGGTGATCGAATCGGATCAATCGGATGCTTGGTCGGTCGGCCAACCACTGATCGGATTGCCCACCCACATTTGCCCGACCGTCGCATTGCACGTCGGCGCCGTCGTCATCGACGCGGGCAGACCGAATGGCCAGATCTGGCCAATCACTGCACGCGACCGAATTCGGATCCCCGCCCAGGCGACGGGCAATCGGACTTCGTCCAACTAA